GGGTTTGTTTCTATTGAAGTTTCGCCCGTTTTGGCTTACGATACACAAAGCACCATCAATGCTGCCAAAATAATCTTCGAGAAAGTAAACCGGCCAAACGCTTTTATTAAAATCCCAGGTACACCCGAAGGTTTGCCCGCCATTGAAAAAGCCATCGCCGAAGGAATTCCGGTGAATGTAACCCTGCTTTTTTCAGCAGAACAATATCTTGCCGCTGCCGAAGCCTGGTTGAGGGGAATCGAAACCCGCGCAGAAAAAGGGTTAACCGCCGATGTACGGTCAGTTGCTTCAGTTTTTGTCAGTCGCTGGGATAAAGCAGTTTCCGAAAAGATTTCCGACGGATTAAAGAATAAACTTGGGCTGGCAACTTCCCAAAAAACGTATGAGGCGTATTTACAATTCCTGCAGTCGAACAGGGTACAAAGAGTAATGAACCTGGGCGTTTCACCACAACGGTTATTGTGGGCAAGCACCGGCGCCAAAGACCCGGCCGTGTCGGATGTCATTTATATCGAAAACCTGGTGGCGCCTTTCACGGTAAATACCATACCCGAAAATACCCTGCTGGCTTTTGCCGACCATGGAAACGCGGTTGAACCGATGCCACAATCCTGCACAGATACAGATAAATTGCTTGACGACTTCAAAAATGAAGGCGTAAATATTGGCCAACTTGCCGGGCAATTGCAAAAAGAAGGGGCCGAATCGTTTGTCGGTTCATGGAAACACCTCATTGACAGTATTCAGTCTAAAAGAAAACTAGTTTAACCCATGCTGGATATCAGAACAGAAAACAAAAACAATACCTTGTCTGCCGAATGGCTTGTTACCAAC
This Prolixibacter sp. NT017 DNA region includes the following protein-coding sequences:
- the tal gene encoding transaldolase, which gives rise to MNTNNKKLNEQGVSLWLDNITRKILNDGTLKKYISELSVTGLTSNPTIFDNAISKSSDYDGAIRQLGNLLTDEEVFFELAIEDIQRAADLFRPLYNLTNGIDGFVSIEVSPVLAYDTQSTINAAKIIFEKVNRPNAFIKIPGTPEGLPAIEKAIAEGIPVNVTLLFSAEQYLAAAEAWLRGIETRAEKGLTADVRSVASVFVSRWDKAVSEKISDGLKNKLGLATSQKTYEAYLQFLQSNRVQRVMNLGVSPQRLLWASTGAKDPAVSDVIYIENLVAPFTVNTIPENTLLAFADHGNAVEPMPQSCTDTDKLLDDFKNEGVNIGQLAGQLQKEGAESFVGSWKHLIDSIQSKRKLV